Proteins co-encoded in one Gossypium arboreum isolate Shixiya-1 chromosome 11, ASM2569848v2, whole genome shotgun sequence genomic window:
- the LOC108470437 gene encoding uncharacterized protein LOC108470437 isoform X1 codes for MNRCSLQENASVSAYDHQRGGPVVCPKPRRIGVLANNPNRPLRLHLSHQAEVNDLRAGAELLDIILKKQEDFGIEQSATQVASSPPFFCGSPPSRVSNPLVQDAQFRDERLAAFSTFQIPTPSSPSSSSSSRKGGCVRMKFGLKPATVRVEGFDCLNRDRRNSSIPATA; via the exons ATGAATCGTTGCAGTCTTCAAGAAAACGCCTCCGTTTCGGCTTATGATCATCAAAGGGGCGGCCCAGTTGTTTGTCCTAAGCCTCGGCGAATTGGGGTTCTCGCCAATAACCCTAACAGGCCCTTGAGATTGCATTTGAG TCATCAAGCCGAGGTCAATGATTTAAGAGCCGGTGCGGAGCTTTTAGATATCATCCTCAAGAAG CAGGAGGATTTCGGGATAGAACAATCTGCGACACAAGTAGCATCATCACCTCCATTTTTTTGTGGGTCACCTCCGAGTAGGGTTTCGAATCCGCTTGTGCAAGATGCTCAATTCCGTGATGAAAGACTTGCAGCCTTTTCAACATTCCAAATCCCAACTCCATCGtctccatcatcatcatcatcatcacgcAAAGGAGGGTGTGTTAGGATGAAGTTTGGCCTTAAACCGGCCACCGTTAGAGTAGAAGGATTCGATTGCCTTAACAGAGATCGCCGAAATTCCAGCATCCCTGCTACGGCCTAA
- the LOC108470437 gene encoding uncharacterized protein LOC108470437 isoform X2, producing the protein MNRCSLQENASVSAYDHQRGGPVVCPKPRRIGVLANNPNRPLRLHLSHQAEVNDLRAGAELLDIILKKEDFGIEQSATQVASSPPFFCGSPPSRVSNPLVQDAQFRDERLAAFSTFQIPTPSSPSSSSSSRKGGCVRMKFGLKPATVRVEGFDCLNRDRRNSSIPATA; encoded by the exons ATGAATCGTTGCAGTCTTCAAGAAAACGCCTCCGTTTCGGCTTATGATCATCAAAGGGGCGGCCCAGTTGTTTGTCCTAAGCCTCGGCGAATTGGGGTTCTCGCCAATAACCCTAACAGGCCCTTGAGATTGCATTTGAG TCATCAAGCCGAGGTCAATGATTTAAGAGCCGGTGCGGAGCTTTTAGATATCATCCTCAAGAAG GAGGATTTCGGGATAGAACAATCTGCGACACAAGTAGCATCATCACCTCCATTTTTTTGTGGGTCACCTCCGAGTAGGGTTTCGAATCCGCTTGTGCAAGATGCTCAATTCCGTGATGAAAGACTTGCAGCCTTTTCAACATTCCAAATCCCAACTCCATCGtctccatcatcatcatcatcatcacgcAAAGGAGGGTGTGTTAGGATGAAGTTTGGCCTTAAACCGGCCACCGTTAGAGTAGAAGGATTCGATTGCCTTAACAGAGATCGCCGAAATTCCAGCATCCCTGCTACGGCCTAA